The DNA sequence ATGACATGATAACACATTACGTCATGGCCTCTCTCCCTAGTCAATGATGAGGTCTAGAAAGAcagtttgagaaatttgttTTCAATAACCTTAGGctacaaattttcattaaaaatggacctttttaataagattggactaaacaaataagtttttgataaaatttaacttttaaaaataaaaccacaCGGCTCAATCTTACTATGTATGTACTCCTTATAAATGTGGGgccatttgaaaaataaatttaacatgttagttaatatattgacaaaattaatcaCTTATGAGAAGGTAATATTAATAGCAAGGTTTCCCTCCTCTTTTATATTACcgatatttatctattttcttctttaaatcATACTATTTCATGTTATTTACTccatttacatatttttttaatcatcgTAAGTTTGACAAATACATtggataaaagaaaatattattaatatttcctTTGAATATTTAAACATACGAAGAGGAAGCTAGTTTTCTGATTAGTGTAGGAAGATGAATTGTATGGCTATATGTGAGGAAAGCAGGCAGCATTGCATGTTTTCTGCTCAAAGATGCACGTTCTAGTTACTAATTCTCTCTACAAACTATCCTCCAAATTCTGATGAAGTGATAAATCACTAGTTTTTGGGTCAttcccataaaaaaaaatatcgtatatgtatttagaaaatataacaagaaatgctatatttatgtacttaaaacttttttaaaaaaaatgagacatCAGATGTGATGCCCCCAACGACTCGCTGGAGAGAATTGTATATACACTTGTTTGTTAAACATAATTCCTATAGCTgacttaatattttcaaagattTATGcttaattacatgaaaatcaaaacacaactcagatgtatatttttaatgctatcaaatattttggcaagaatttgaatttacatTTGACCTTaaccaataaataaaaactgaCGGCCCGTTTGCTTCATGGCGGCCGGGTAAGGAGATGAGTACTGTAAATCCGGACCTTAATTAGTCTAGTTAACAATTTACACACGCAAATGATCatcacacacaaatgcatgactATGTAACTAGAAAGAACTGGAATCAAACACGTAGCCAGTATAGGTGAAGTTGTAGGCGTTACCACGACCACACCTGTCCGAACTATATGGACACGCGTGAAGCAACTAGAACTGAGGATCCGGGTAGCAAGGCGGACCCATGCCGCCCCTGTCGATCCGGATCATCtcttttgtataaaaataattaattccataTATTATCCACCAAAGCCTGATTAAACCGAAGAAGGAAACAATATGCTCAACGCACTTAAATCAGCTAGAGCACAGCAACCATCTCTCTTCCCCTACACTCTGCAAAACCATATCGTCCGAAGACCATCCGGTACTGTTCGATTCGTACAAGCTACGACAGCCGGGCCGAAGCAACCCGATTCATCTGACTCAATGGACCAGAAACAAGACCCCAAATCCAAAACCGGGttggtatatataattaatttatgtattgcATGTTCGTCATGGTGTTGTGTGTTGGTGAAAGAAACACAAGTAATATGCATGGTTAATTGGATGTACGTAATAGGGATACGATGACGTCGTTCGGAGAAGGGTACGCGACGAGGTCGGATGAGGAAGGATTCGGAGGGATCTACGGCGCCGTGGTGTGGTGAAAGACAAAAATGGACATGAAGAATTTGACCATAAGCAAGGGAGTGAAGTGAAGGAGACGGAGAAGGCTAGGAACCAGAGCAAGGCAGCATCCTGAACCTAGTATTAGTGCTTGCCTTTctgttatatataatgttggtGGTTGTTTTTTCAACTTCCTCAAATGTAATAACTATACCAACCTGTCCCAAACCTTTCGTGGACAACTACTAGAGTTGTAATAAAGACGACCGAGCACGGTAAGGTGCATTTGGCGTGTTCAATCAAGGAATACATGCTGTAGCTAGGgttaatatgtattttatttgctttacaagaaaaaattcttaaatcaTGTCTGAtcctatataaattaaattaatgatggagcaagtgtaatatatttttcgtgtaattaattattttcttttcataatagTCAATcacatacaataaatatactaTATTCATATGTATCgtgtaattgattattttctttcataacaGGCATTCACGCACAACAAATAT is a window from the Sesamum indicum cultivar Zhongzhi No. 13 linkage group LG15, S_indicum_v1.0, whole genome shotgun sequence genome containing:
- the LOC105177984 gene encoding LOW QUALITY PROTEIN: uncharacterized protein LOC105177984 (The sequence of the model RefSeq protein was modified relative to this genomic sequence to represent the inferred CDS: inserted 1 base in 1 codon), whose translation is MLNALKSARAQQPSLFPYTLQNHIVRRPSGTVRFVQATTAGPKQPDSSDSMDQKQDPKSKTGDTMTSFGEGYATRSDEEGFGGIYGXRGVVKDKNGHEEFDHKQGSEVKETEKARNQSKAAS